The Pseudophaeobacter arcticus DSM 23566 genome includes a region encoding these proteins:
- the flgC gene encoding flagellar basal body rod protein FlgC, translating into MSEFSNSLSVTASGLKAQATRLRHVSENISNADTPGYRRKSVPFEATRDLENDVERVKTGRVTLDRSDLDDIYDPSHPLADESGHYEGSNVDLMIEIADAREAQRSYDANLKMFEQTRGMSASLMDLLRR; encoded by the coding sequence ATGAGTGAATTTTCCAATTCTCTGAGTGTGACCGCCAGCGGCCTGAAAGCACAGGCCACCCGGCTGCGCCACGTTTCTGAAAACATCTCCAACGCCGATACCCCCGGGTATCGCCGCAAGAGCGTCCCGTTTGAGGCAACGCGCGATCTGGAGAATGATGTGGAACGGGTCAAAACCGGCCGCGTTACCCTGGACCGCAGCGATCTGGACGACATCTATGATCCCTCACATCCGCTGGCAGATGAAAGCGGACACTACGAAGGATCGAACGTCGATCTGATGATCGAAATCGCTGACGCCCGCGAGGCCCAGCGCAGCTATGACGCCAACCTGAAAATGTTTGAACAAACCCGTGGTATGTCAGCCTCGCTGATGGACCTGCTGAGACGTTAA
- the fliE gene encoding flagellar hook-basal body complex protein FliE: MDIRSITAAAGGYAAARPATKVDPEFTGPSPTEQLRSSFASFANTMQVGEQTAVQSMTGDGDPHALVQALAQTELAVETAVTVRNKVVEAYQEILRMPV; the protein is encoded by the coding sequence ATGGATATTCGCTCTATCACTGCCGCCGCTGGTGGCTATGCCGCCGCCCGTCCCGCCACCAAGGTGGATCCAGAATTCACGGGCCCCAGCCCCACCGAGCAGCTGCGCTCAAGCTTTGCCAGCTTTGCCAACACCATGCAGGTTGGTGAGCAAACCGCCGTTCAGTCGATGACAGGCGATGGTGATCCCCACGCGCTGGTTCAGGCGCTGGCCCAGACCGAGCTGGCGGTTGAGACCGCAGTGACCGTGCGCAACAAAGTGGTCGAAGCCTATCAAGAAATCCTGCGGATGCCGGTCTAA
- a CDS encoding flagellar biosynthetic protein FliQ: MMSEGQFYDTLRQALWAAVTMSSPILAVALVVGLAIGLFQALTSVQEMTLTFVPKLAAIVVVFWMSMGFMTQTLVAFFNGHIIPLIAGVS, encoded by the coding sequence ATGATGAGCGAGGGCCAATTCTACGACACCCTACGGCAGGCTCTTTGGGCCGCGGTAACCATGTCATCGCCGATTCTGGCGGTGGCCCTGGTTGTCGGCCTCGCCATTGGTCTGTTTCAGGCCCTGACATCCGTACAGGAAATGACCCTGACCTTTGTCCCCAAACTGGCGGCAATTGTTGTCGTGTTCTGGATGTCCATGGGGTTCATGACTCAAACACTCGTGGCCTTTTTTAACGGCCATATCATTCCTTTGATCGCAGGAGTTTCGTAA
- a CDS encoding flagellar hook-basal body complex protein produces MGNAGYATLSRQTGLMREMRVVANNIANSATTGYRSEGLIFSEFVQSSPGQQSLSMARANIFNTSMEQGQLTQTGGTFDFAVEGDAYFMIETPLGERLTRSGAFSPNAAGDLVTMDGHKVLDAGRAPVFIPGTAESIHVGADGTITADGNTVGQIGLFQPDEGTVLMREDGVMFRAEGEIVESETAKMVQGFLEGSNVNAITQVTRMIEIQRAYEMGQSFLETEDQRIRNAIEKLIK; encoded by the coding sequence ATGGGAAACGCAGGCTACGCAACCCTCTCCCGTCAAACCGGTTTGATGCGCGAAATGCGCGTGGTGGCGAATAACATCGCCAACTCTGCCACCACCGGCTACCGCTCTGAGGGGTTGATTTTTTCGGAGTTTGTCCAATCCTCGCCAGGCCAGCAATCGCTGTCGATGGCGCGGGCGAATATTTTCAACACCTCGATGGAACAGGGGCAGTTGACCCAGACCGGTGGCACCTTTGACTTTGCAGTCGAAGGTGACGCCTATTTCATGATTGAAACCCCGCTGGGGGAACGGCTGACCCGATCAGGCGCCTTCTCTCCCAATGCTGCGGGCGATCTGGTGACCATGGACGGCCATAAGGTGCTGGATGCGGGCCGCGCGCCTGTCTTTATTCCAGGCACCGCTGAATCCATTCATGTCGGGGCAGATGGCACCATTACCGCCGATGGCAATACCGTCGGTCAGATTGGCCTGTTTCAGCCAGACGAAGGAACCGTCTTGATGCGCGAGGATGGCGTGATGTTCCGCGCCGAGGGCGAGATTGTAGAATCCGAAACCGCCAAAATGGTGCAGGGGTTTCTGGAGGGATCCAACGTCAATGCCATCACCCAGGTGACCCGAATGATTGAAATCCAGCGCGCCTATGAAATGGGCCAGAGTTTTCTGGAAACAGAAGACCAGCGCATCCGCAACGCCATTGAAAAACTGATCAAGTAA
- the flgG gene encoding flagellar basal-body rod protein FlgG: MRALKIAATGMSAQQLRVETIANNLANMNTTAYNPRRAEFADLHYQQVTRAGTVNASDGTILPTGVQVGLGVRPAAISVHLQQGALEQTGNDLDVAIEGKGYLEVTLPSGQSGYTRDGALKRSAEGLVVTSDGYAVAPDVTIPDDAVSISINGSGEVYAYFDETAEGQLLGQLSLASFTNPKGLEAIGSNLFTETEASGAPNVSTAGEDGLGTFRQGYLEGSSVDSVREVTELIEAQRGYEMNSKVISAVDQMMSATTQIR; encoded by the coding sequence ATGCGTGCCCTAAAAATCGCCGCAACAGGTATGAGCGCGCAGCAGCTGCGTGTTGAAACCATCGCGAACAACTTGGCCAATATGAACACCACGGCCTACAATCCCCGCCGCGCCGAATTTGCCGATCTGCACTACCAGCAGGTCACCCGCGCCGGCACCGTGAATGCCTCTGATGGGACCATCCTGCCAACGGGTGTTCAGGTGGGTCTGGGTGTGCGCCCTGCCGCCATTTCCGTGCATCTGCAACAGGGTGCCCTGGAACAGACCGGCAATGACCTTGATGTTGCCATCGAAGGCAAGGGCTATCTGGAAGTCACCCTGCCCTCGGGTCAAAGCGGCTATACCCGCGATGGCGCGCTGAAACGCTCTGCCGAGGGGCTGGTTGTCACCTCGGATGGCTATGCGGTAGCGCCGGATGTGACCATTCCCGACGATGCGGTCAGCATCTCGATCAATGGCTCTGGCGAGGTCTACGCCTACTTTGATGAAACCGCCGAGGGACAGCTGCTGGGCCAGCTCAGCCTTGCCAGTTTCACCAACCCCAAGGGGCTGGAAGCCATCGGCAGCAATCTTTTCACTGAGACCGAGGCCTCAGGTGCGCCCAATGTGTCAACTGCTGGCGAAGATGGGCTTGGCACCTTCCGCCAGGGTTATCTCGAAGGCAGCTCTGTCGATTCGGTTCGCGAAGTCACCGAGCTGATCGAGGCGCAGCGCGGCTATGAAATGAATTCCAAAGTCATCTCTGCTGTCGATCAGATGATGTCTGCGACGACACAGATTCGCTAA